The following are from one region of the Salmo trutta chromosome 22, fSalTru1.1, whole genome shotgun sequence genome:
- the LOC115158703 gene encoding CCN family member 1: MFIFSIVVILIGTFNMVLSTSSCLSVCECPMELPRCAPGVSLVVDSCGCCKVCARQLNEDCSLTEPCDHTKGLECNFGASFGAMRGICRAKSEGRPCEYNSRIYQNGESFQPNCKHQCTCMDGAVGCVPLCPQELSLPNLGCANPRLVKVAGQCCEEWVCDDGKDTDIIDKLFGKDSMTEESESDLTNRNELITIVKGGLKSLAAFRVQPESHMFESQKCIVQTTPWSQCSKTCGTGISTRVTNNNSECKLVKETRICEVRPCTQSPYSSLKKGKKCSRTKKSTQAQKFTYAGCSSLKKYRSKYCGSCVDGRCCSPQQTRTIRVKFRCEDGETFNKNVMMIESCKCTFNCPHANEASYPFYRLLNDIHKFRD; this comes from the exons ATGTTCATTTTCTCAATCGTCGTGATATTAATTGGAACCTTCAATATG GTTCTTTCCACCTCTTCTTGCCTCTCGGTATGCGAGTGCCCGATGGAGCTGCCCAGGTGCGCGCCCGGTGTGAGCCTCGTAGTGGATAGCTGCGGGTGCTGCAAAGTCTGCGCCAGACAACTCAACGAGGACTGCAGTCTGACAGAGCCTTGCGACCACACCAAAGGACTCGAGTGCAACTTTGGGGCCAGCTTCGGTGCTATGCGTGGCATCTGCCGTG CTAAGTCAGAGGGAAGACCCTGTGAATACAACAGCAGGATTTACCAAAACGGAGAGAGCTTCCAGCCTAACTGCAAGCACCAGTGCACATGCATGGATGGGGCTGTGGGCTGCGTCCCCCTGTGCCCTCAGGAGCTCTCCCTGCCCAACCTGGGCTGTGCCAACCCAAGGCTGGTCAAGGTGGCAGGCCAGTGCTGCGAGGAGTGGGTATGTGATGACGGAAAGGACACTGACATCATTGACAAGCTGTTTGGCAAAGACAGCATGACTGAAGAGTCAGAGAGTGACCTCACCAACAGGAACGAGCTCATCACCATTGTCAAGGGAGGACTCAAGTCTCTAGCTG CTTTCAGAGTGCAGCCTGAGAGCCACATGTTTGAGAGTCAGAAGTGCATTGTCCAGACCACTCCTTGGTCCCAGTGCTCCAAGACCTGTGGCACAGGCATCTCCACCCGAGTCACCAACAACAACAGCGAGTGCAAGCTGGTCAAAGAGACACGCATCTGTGAAGTGCGGCCATGCACCCAGTCTCCCTACTCCAGCCTTAAA AAAGGAAAGAAGTGCAGCAGAACCAAGAAGTCTACCCAGGCTCAGAAGTTCACCTATGCCGGCTGCTCCAGCCTGAAGAAGTACAGGTCCAAGTACTGTGGATCCTGTGTGGACGGCCGCTGCTGTTCCCCCCAGCAGACCCGCACCATCCGGGTCAAGTTCCGCTGTGAGGACGGAGAGACCTTCAACAAGAACGTCATGATGATCGAGTCCTGCAAATGCACCTTCAACTGTCCCCATGCCAACGAAGCCTCCTACCCCTTCTACAGACTCCTCAACGACATCCACAAGTTCAGAGACTAA